Proteins from a genomic interval of Lolium perenne isolate Kyuss_39 chromosome 1, Kyuss_2.0, whole genome shotgun sequence:
- the LOC127318761 gene encoding protein MEI2-like 3 produces MVIASGVIDRGHLSPFGGAPADSSSSFFSEDLVVPPERQVGFWKSESMVDPRGSKSVFASPLEKINPMGANPEGGLGRPRGQGFKGLDILRVSKLTGQGNGSTLPSISWGDMITAPGSRPGETTIAESASGNSKIMASGVHSQSADTLGFIYDGNEALGSMEEVEAQTIGDLLPTDDDLISGVVDGFDFAGLSINQDDADEDIFGTGGGMELESDDSINKGTKNLEGSLKCQFSGENYINKCPSRTLFIRNVNANIADSDLRALFQQYGDVHKLYACKDQGYVTVSYYDIRAAQNAMRALHSKPLGLMKLDVQFSFPKENVSDNDMDRGIFSPVSLQFDRSPHGICTSGPQKLSSPIRIEPARQYNNQAAISELGGSLGQGNFGRGMQMFHPHSLPECHNSICNSSKSMTSSGRSASFRGDGVDYSHPQKVGSSSLHGHSFDPNNEASGVTGVGSFPLHGQHYSWNNSNAFPQSPSSPMMWPNVQHPLRTHGGYLGVSPHTLNTGAYPIDQHHMGSAPNNGGGFGNVHPGSLGSVGFPGSPRLYPSDLSVFPPARGNYRETMFSLVSTAGFPSLRQMINGRNPMAQVSASYDATNDRMKSRKHDGNNVQPENKRQFELDIERIAKGEDSRTTLMIKNIPNKYNCKLLLAVIDENHRGTYDFVYLPIDFKNKCNVGYAFINMTDPQHIIPFYKTFNGKRWEKFNSEKVASLAYARIQGRSDLISHFRNSSLMNEDKWCRPILFHKDGPNAGDQEPFPVGNNIRPRTGRNRPLHSSDTRGDDASLSTSPNQENSNHRANTVEGEHSIFVH; encoded by the exons ATGGTGATAGCATCCGGGGTCATCGACAGGGGGCACTTGTCCCCGTTTGGCGGCGCGCCCGCGGactcctcgtcctcgttcttctctGAGGATCTTGTTGTCCCACCAGAG AGGCAGGTCGGGTTTTGGAAATCGGAGTCAATGGTGGATCCGAGAG GGAGCAAGTCGGTTTTTGCTTCTCCACTTGAAAAGATCAATCCAATGGGAGCAAATCCTGAAGGCGGTCTGGGACGCCCACGAGGTCAAGGCTTCAAGGGCCTAGATATCCTTCGTGTCAGTAAATTGACGGGGCAAGGAAATGGTTCCACTTTACCGTCAATATCTTGGGGTGATATGATCACGGCTCCTGGATCTAGGCCTGGAGAGACAACCATTGCTGAATCAGCTAGTGGCAACT CGAAAATAATGGCAAGTGGCGTCCACAGTCAGTCTGCCGATACACTTGGCTTCATCTATGATGGAAATGAAGCTCTAGGGTCCATGGAAGAAgttgaagctcaaactattggaGATCTTCTACCAACCGACGATGATTTGATATCGGGCGTTGTCGATGGCTTTGATTTTGCTGGCCTGTCCATCAACCAAGATGATGCCGATGAAGATATATTCGGCACTGGAGGAGGGATGGAGCTTGAGAGTGACGATTCCATTAATAAAGGCACAAAAAATCTGGAAGGATCCTTGAAGTGCCAATTCTCTGGGGAGAACTATATCAATAAATGCCCTTCCAGAACTCTTTTTATCAGAAACGTTAACGCCAACATTGCTGATTCTGACCTAAGAGCTCTATTTCAG CAATATGGGGATGTGCATAAGCTTTATGCCTGCAAGGACCAGGGGTATGTGACAGTCTCTTACTATGACATAAGAGCTGCCCAAAACGCAATGAGAGCACTTCATAGCAAGCCTCTGGGCCTGATGAAGCTTGATGTGCAATTTTCCTTTCCTAAG GAAAATGTCTCAGATAATGATATGGACAGGGGGATTTTCAGTCCAGTTAGTCTGCAGTTTGATAGATCACCCCATGGCATCTGTACAAGTGGTCCTCAGAAGCTGTCGTCACCTATCAGAATAGAACCCGCGCGTCAGTACAATAATCAAGCTGCTATCAGCGAACTTGGTGGGTCACTTGGTCAAGGAAACTTTGGACGTGGAATGCAGATGTTCCACCCACACTCACTGCCGGAGTGTCACAACAGCATCTGTAATAGCTCCAAGTCGATGACATCAAGTGGCAGGAGCGCTAGCTTCAGAGGAGATGGAGTGGATTACAGTCATCCCCAGAAAGTGGGTTCCAGTAGCCTTCATGGTCATTCCTTCGATCCAAATAATGAAG CGTCTGGGGTTACTGGAGTTGGaagcttcccccttcatggaCAGCACTACAGTTGGAATAATTCAAATGCTTTTCCTCAAAGCCCCTCCTCTCCGATGATGTGGCCAAATGTGCAGCACCCACTGCGCACACACGGTGGTTATCTAGGTGTGTCACCTCACACACTGAACACCGGTGCTTATCCAATTGATCAACACCACATGGGTTCAGCTCCAAACAATGGAGGCGGTTTTGGAAATGTTCATCCAGGGTCCCTTGGAAGTGTAGGGTTCCCTGGTAGCCCTCGCCTGTATCCATCAGATCTCAGTGTCTTCCCACCTGCCAGAGGAAACTACAGGGAGACCATGTTCTCCCTGGTCAGCACTGCTGGATTTCCATCGCTGCGGCAGATGATCAACGGGAGGAACCCGATGGCCCAGGTCTCCGCCTCTTACGACGCTACGAATGATCGGATGAAGAGCCGCAAGCACGATGGAAACAATGTCCAGCCAGAGAACAAGAGGCAGTTTGAGCTTGACATTGAACGCATAGCAAAGGGCGAAGACTCGCGCACGACACTGATGATCAAAAACATTCCTAACAA GTATAATTGTAAGCTGCTTCTGGCCGTCATTGACGAGAACCACCGCGGAACCTATGATTTTGTCTACCTTCCGATTGACTTTAAG AACAAATGCAATGTGGGCTATGCTTTCATCAATATGACTGATCCACAGCACATAATTCCATTTTACAAG ACGTTTAATGGCAAGAGGTGGGAGAAATTCAACAGCGAAAAGGTGGCATCGCTTGCATATGCCAGAATCCAGGGCAGGAGTGATTTGATCTCTCATTTCCGGAATTCTAGTCTGATGAACGAGGACAAATGGTGCCGTCCTATACTTTTCCACAAAGACGGTCCAAATGCAGGGGATCAG GAACCTTTCCCTGTTGGGAACAATATCCGGCCCAGGACTGGCCGCAACAGGCCGCTCCACAGCTCGGACACTAGAGGCGACGACGCGAGCCTGTCAACCTCGCCTAACCAGGAGAACTCTAACCACAGAGCGAACACTGTCGAGGGCGAGCACTCGATTTTCGTTCACTAA